One stretch of Rana temporaria chromosome 10, aRanTem1.1, whole genome shotgun sequence DNA includes these proteins:
- the LOC120916327 gene encoding phospholipase A2 inhibitor 25 kDa subunit-like, translating to MLLVALFALTSLVTTGRALSCTKCSSSSNSDCTGGTVNCPAENECSTTHIETITQNGTSTNIFRSCSPVKQCNMTGSSTFPGGSLRMAISCCSINNRCSPSIPKLPEYNTTTQNGKSCSQCLSINSEQCTPDNSMLCTGNETNCMRLARTDTGYQTSALAFQGCATESICKLTSTLFTTSGITTTYNYVCNSASLGLHHGALVPLIVFALLLKLLL from the exons ATGCTTTTAGTAGCTTTATTTGCGCTGACTTCTCTTGTAACAACTG GCAGAGCTTTATCTTGCACAAAATGTTCAAGCTCATCAAACTCAGACTGTACGGGAGGCACTGTGAACTGTCCAGCCGAGAATGAATGCTCCACTACACACATTGAAACCATCACCCAAA ATGGAACTTCTACAAATATATTCAGATCATGTTCTCCAGTTAAACAATGTAACATGACTGGAAGCAGCACTTTCCCAGGAGGGTCCCTAAGGATGGCAATTTCATGCTGCTCAATAAACAATAGATGTTCCCCCTCTATACCTAAAT TACCAGAATACAATACCACAACACAAAATGGGAAATCCTGTTCACAGTGTCTGTCAATTAACAGTGAGCAGTGTACACCGGACAACAGCATGCTGTGCACAGGCAATGAAACGAACTGTATGCGCCTTGCTAGAACTGATACAG GGTATCAAACATCTGCACTGGCATTTCAGGGTTGTGCCACAGAAAGTATCTGCAAGCTCACCAGCACGCTTTTCACCACCAGTGGAATAACCACGACCTATAATTACGTCTGCAATAGTGCAAGTCTTGGACTCCATCATGGCGCCCTCGTGCCGTTGATTGTTTTTGCTCTTTTACTGAAATTATTGCTTTAG
- the LOC120916328 gene encoding phospholipase A2 inhibitor subunit gamma B-like — translation MSSSTMALIAVLCVLSALTATGYSFSCQLCVASDQTTCSGVNILCPTNYVCGTKLSNMTISGTSTLTVNRLCSPPDQCNKSGSVTIPGGTVLVGMSCCYTSECNPPMPILSSMTDNSTNGITCRSCLTVNSNECYNSNTIRCTGSETKCLLQNTKITGTQPVTVAMRGCATEDICSFGSQSFNSSSFTSTYNYICTSRSIRTYSLVSAPTLVLFLLVKFVL, via the exons ATGTCCTCTAGTACCATGGCCCTTATCGCAGTCCTCTGTGTGCTATCTGCGCTTACGGCTACAG ggtactCTTTTTCCTGTCAGCTGTGCGTGGCTTCAGATCAAACAACTTGCTCCGGTGTAAACATCCTGTGTCCTACAAATTATGTCTGTGGAACGAAGCTCAGTAACATGACAATAA GTGGGACAAGCACTCTCACAGTGAACAGACTGTGCTCACCCCCGGATCAGTGTAACAAATCTGGAAGTGTGACAATTCCCGGTGGTACGGTGCTGGTCGGCATGTCTTGCTGTTACACTAGTGAATGTAACCCACCAATGCCGATAT TGTCAAGCATGACAGATAACAGCACAAATGGAATAACGTGTCGGTCCTGCCTCACGGTTAACTCTAACGAGTGCTACAACTCCAACACCATTCGTTGTACTGGATCTGAGACCAAATGCCTTCTGCAAAACACAAAAATAACAG GGACACAACCAGTAACAGTGGCTATGAGAGGTTGTGCCACGGAAGACATCTGTAGCTTTGGCAGCCAGTCCTTCAACTCCAGCAGTTTCACATCCACATACAATTATATCTGCACGAGTCGGAGTATTCGCACGTacagtcttgtctctgccccaaCCCTGGTTTTGTTTCTTTTGGTGAAATTTGTATTATGA